The window CTGCGCAGGCTCTTTTATATTATGGTATAGGTTTATGGGCATTTTCAGGTGTAAGAATAGTTGTTTCTACATTTTATGCTCTGCAGGACACAAAGACCCCTGTACGCATGGCCGTAATATCGATTATTGCCAATATAGTGCTTGGGATTATTCTGATGGGGCCGCTCGCTCACGGGGGCCTTGCCCTTTCCACCTCTCTTGCTTCAATGCTGAACTTCGGGCTTCTTGTTAGGGCATTAACAATAAAACTTGGTTCATTAGGATTAAGAAGTATTGCCGAATCTGCTTGCAAAAGTTTGCTTTGTGCCGCAATAATGGGTATAATTATTAGCATTGTTTCCATTTTTATGATTCCCTTAACAGACGGATCTATATATGGCCTTTTTTTCGGGCTTATGGGAACAATAATAATCGGCTTTCTTCTTTATGGATTCTTTTCCTTTTTAATAAAAAGTCCGGAACTGCGAAAGCTTTGGGGTATAATTGTTAAGGGCATTAAAAAAAGTTGACTACCAGGCAAAATATCATGCTGTCTATAGTAATATTGATTCTGTTTTCCCTGTTTTTGCTTATAATATTTGGAGACGATGGGGTTGTCGATTTCGTCAGCATAAAGGGTGAAAAGGATAGACTGGTTGAAAAAAATGAAAAGCTTAATCAGGAGA of the Anaerolineae bacterium genome contains:
- a CDS encoding septum formation initiator family protein, encoding MLSIVILILFSLFLLIIFGDDGVVDFVSIKGEKDRLVEKNEKLNQENLNMYREIDRLKNDPKFVENVVRQELGVIGKDEVIFKTGKKQDNKK